A window of Gammaproteobacteria bacterium genomic DNA:
CCAAAGTTATTCGTAATAGCAGTGAAGCCAGACGTGTAACGGCAGAGTACCGCCAAAAATTGCGCTATATTGAATCCAGTTTACCGCCGCCATCAACAATAAACACCGGGGTTGCTCCTGCGGCTTTGCAACGGGATTCGAAAAATACCGCTATACAAGCTACGGATATACAGAGTGCGGATAGGCAAAGCGAGAAAACGTTGGGGCAGTGACGAAGGTCTGCCTTATTAATGCGGTGATGGATGTTGCGCTGTTGCGACGGCTCTAAACGATTCCGTGCTGCTTGGCTGCCAGCGCGGCCTGAGTACGGTTGCGGACATGCAACTTAGCCAAAATGGAGCTGACATGAAATTTGACAGTGGTTTCGCTGATCAGTAGCTTTTTACTGATGTCGCGGTTACTGTTGCCAGTGGCCAGAAATCTTAAAATTTCTATTTCACGTTTGCTTAGAGGTTCTTCGCCGATAGGTTTCTTGGTGCCGGCACGCATATGTGCCGCCAGTTTGGCTGCAACGAGGGGGTCTAAATAAGTCCCTCCTTCTTGTACTACCCGAATGGCCTTGATTAATTCTCGATAATCGGATTTTTTTAGCAAATACCCGCAAGCTCCTTGCTCCAAGGCGTTAACAATAGTTTTTTCATCTTCCAGTGTCGTGTAGACGATCACTTTGGGTTTTTGG
This region includes:
- a CDS encoding response regulator transcription factor, with the protein product MSTDGTVGIIICDEHSIVRYGLTHMLEQETDVTVLAQTPCAVELSRHAKKFEADVVILDAANPNYLLAVSNLHSLPQKPKVIVYTTLEDEKTIVNALEQGACGYLLKKSDYRELIKAIRVVQEGGTYLDPLVAAKLAAHMRAGTKKPIGEEPLSKREIEILRFLATGNSNRDISKKLLISETTVKFHVSSILAKLHVRNRTQAALAAKQHGIV